GCGCGCTATCGAGCGCGGCATGGTACAAGCCGGGTCGCGGACCCGTTTGCCATCGTCTTCTCAGGGCCTTCGAGTGAAGCGCGAGCGACTCAAGATCGGTGACGTGGCTGCCGTCTCCACCGTCCATGGGGTGCAGGCGCCGCTCGACCATCTTGGCGCTGGCACAGCGCAAATCGACAGGCGCGCGGTCAACCTGCGCTGGCTCTGCGCCAGCACGCTGACGGGCTTGACCGGCGCGGGCCTGATTGCGGCCGCGCTTCACGTGTCCCTCCAAGGTGATGTCTCCTTCGCGGCGATGCCCGAGAAAGCGACCGTCGTGGCCCGGCCGCAGCCGAGTGAGAGCGGCGCCAACCTCGCCCGCAAGGGTGACCGGCTAGTGCGGAACCTGATGATTGCCTCTGCCAAGCAGAGCTTTCGTGCGCCCGTGACCGTGCGGCTCGGCGATCGCGAGATCATCAAGGCCAAGGCTTTCGTTCGGCTCAGCACGCCACTGTCCATGACCACCGGCGTCTACGCGGCTGAGCCGCCGCGCTTCGATCCCATGAAGTTCATCTCCGACGAGCCTCTGGAGCGCGCGCTCGAAGCCAACGACACGCCGAGCGCAGAAGTCACCGTGGTCAAGCGCGACCTGGCCGACACCACCGTCGATGCCAGCGCGCCGGCGCTCAGCGATGACGATGTCACCGCTCAGGTCGAGGAGGAGCGCCGCATCGCCGCCGAGGCCGGGCGCCGCGCCGCCATACCGATCGCGCCACAAATCCTGCTGTCGCGGACCCTGCAGCAGGGCGGCGCAGGTGACGGCGACGGATCGGTCGCCAAGGAGGCCAATCCGTTCAAATCGATCGAGGTGCTCGTCGTCCCCGAGAACGTCACCAAGGTTGCCAAGACCGAGCTGAAACCCAACGAAGCCCCGCTGGTCGAGGAGCGTGATCTCGCCCTCAAGCGCGGCGAGACCCTGGAGAGTACGCTCAAGGCTACGGGACTGGCGGGTGAGGACGCGATCCGCGGCATCGTCGCGGCGCTCGGCGGGAAGACTCGTACGACCGCCCTCAACGAGGGGCAGCCGATGCGCGTGCAGATCGCCCCGGGTCCCAAGCCGGGCGACCCGCGCCAAGTGACCCGGGTGGTCCTCTACGGCGAGGCCGGCATCGAGGGCATCGCCGCCCTCAACGACCGGGGCGCCTTCGTGTCGGTGGCGCCCCCTGCCGAGGAGACCCCCTCCCCCAAGCCGCAGCCGCAGGCTGAGGCAGGGGAAGATGAGGACGAGGATTCGGGCTCCGGTCCGCGCCTGTACCAGAGCCTCTACGAGACTGCCGCGCGGCACGACCTGCCGCGAGCCACCGTCGAGGACATCGTGCGGGTGTTCAGCTACGACCTCGACTTCCAGCGCCGCATTTCCAGCGGCGACGGCGTCGACGTGTTCTACACCTATGATGACGAAGCGAGCGCGGACCGGCCTGACCTGCTCTACGCGGCACTGACGCTCGGCGGGGAGACGCGTAAGGTCTACCGCTTCCAGTCGCCGGACGACGGCACCATCGACTACCTCGACGAGCAGGGTCGCTCCCTCAAGAAGTTCCTGCTGCGCAAGCCGATCGCTGACGGGATCATGCGCTCGGGTTTCGGTTACAGACGTCATCCGGTGCTGGGTTATGCCAAGCTGCACACAGGCGTCGACTGGTCCAACCCCATCGGCACGCCGATTATGGCGGCGGGCAACGGCGTGGTGATCCGGGCCGAGATGACGTCCGGCTACGGCAACCGGGTCGAACTGCAGCACGTCAACGGCTACGTGACGACCTACAACCACATGTCCCGGTTCGGTCGTGGCATCCGAGAAGGCGTGAAGGTCCGGCAGGGCCAGATCGTCGGGTATGTCGGCTCCACCGGCCTCTCGACGGGAGCACACCTCCACTACGAGGTGATCATCAACGGCCATTTCGTCGACCCGATGAAGATCCGAGTCCCTCGCGGTCGCGAGCTCGACGGGCGGTTGCTCGCCGAGTTCAAGCGTCAGCGGGAGCAGATCGACGCCACCATGCAGAAGTCGAAGAGCGCCACTGCGCTGGCCCAGCGCGACGCGGCCGTCCGCTGAGACTCAAGCCCGGCGTCAGCCGAAGCCGAGTCGGGCGCGGATGGCTTGAGGCGTCGATCCGGCCTGACGGAGATCGGCGAGGGTTGCCGAGCCGCGCGACTTGGCGAGCTTCGCGCCCGCGGCGTCGCGCAGCAGCGGATGGTGCCGGTAAAGCGGCACAGGCAGATCCAGCAGAGCTTGCAGGAGGACGTGCAGGTCCGTTGCCGCCTCCAAGTCGCTGCCCCGCACCACATGGGTGATTCCCTCTACGGCATCGTCGTGGACCACGGCGAGGTGATAGCTGGTCGGAACGTCGCGGCGGGCGATCACCGCGTCACCCCAGCGCGCTGGATCCGCCGCGACCCGGCGTTCGCCAGCCTCGTCGAAGGCGCTGTAGCCTAGTGGGGTGCAGATGCTGCGAAGGGCAGATCCCATATCGAGGCGCCACGTGTGCGGATCGCCCCGCGCAATGCGGCCTGCGACGGCCGCGGCGTCGAGGGCGCGGCAGATGCCGGGATAGAGCGGTATGCCGTCCGGATCGCAGCGTGTCGTGCCGGTCGAGTCGACCTGCGCGCGGATGTCTCCGCGTGAGCAGAAGCAGGGATAGGCGAGACCCCGGTCGATCAGACTGTCGAGAGCGATCCTGTAGGCCGCCATGTGGCAGGACTGATGCCGCACCGGCTCCGGGTAGGTCAGCCCGAGCCACGAGAGGTCGGCGATGATTCCATCCACGAACGCGGGCTTCGAGCGCTGTGGGTCGATATCCTCGATCCGCAGGCGGCAGACGCCGCCCATTCGGCGAGCGAGATCCGCGTTGAGCAGCGCCGAGTAGGCGTGGCCGAGATGGAGGCGCCCGTTCGGGCTCGGTGCGAAGCGCAGGACTGGCGGACCGGGATTCACGCGGATCCCGGTCACCCCTCGCGACGGCGCAGGCAGTGCGGCGCCTCGGGCTGGCAGGCGATGCCGGGCAGCGAGCAGGCAGGACCCTCTGCCAAGCGCTGGCAGACCTTGCAGCCGTCGGTCCATTCCAGACAGGCCGGATCCTCGGCCACCGAGCGGGCCGGCGCCGCGTGCTGGGACGGCGCCAGCGCGCCGATCAGTACCGTCGCGACCACCAGGGCCGCCGAGCCCCAGGCGGCGAGCGCGCCGTTCGACGAGCGCGGTTCGGGCGACGGGGAAGCGGAGGTCGACATGGGGCTCTGTTGGCGCGGGATGCGGCCCGCTGTCAACGCGGGCCGCGGCAGCCCCCGGTCACGCCGCCCGGGCGGATCGGCGCTCTAGCAGGGATGGCAGGAGCTTCAGGTTGAGCGGCTTGGCCAGGAAACCGTCGAAGCCGGCCTCCCGGGCGGCGATCTCGTCCTCACGGCCGGCATTGGCGGTGAGCGCGACGAGACGGAGCCGCCCGGTCCCCGCCGCTTCCGCCGCGCGGATACGCCGGGCGGTCTCGTGGCCGTCGAGGCGGGGCATGCGCACGTCGATCAGCGCGAGGTCGAACGGCCCGTCAGCCTCAAGCCGTTCCAGCGCCTCGACGCCGTCCACCGCATGGACGACCGTGGCGCCGAGCCGCTCCAGCGCACGGGTCGCCAGAAGCGCGTTGATCGGGTTGTCCTCGGCGAGCAGGACGCGCATCCCGGCGCCGGTCCGGGACGGGGTCTCGGGCGCCGCCGCCGCATTCTCCGGAGCGACGGCCGGCGCCAGAACGCGCTCGAACAGCGACCGGGGCCGGACCGGCTTGATGAGATAACCGTCGAATCCCGCCGCGCCCGGCGATCCGAAGCCGCGCCGGTCGAAGGGCGAGAGCAGAACGAGGCTGGTGCGCACCCCGCAGGCGCGCGCCGCGTCTGCGATCTGCCGCACCGCCGCGTCACCCAGCGCCCGGTCGGCCAGCACCACGTCGAAGCTCGCGCCCGACAGGGCGTCCAGCCCGGACTCCAGAGTGTCCACGATCACCGTCGCCGCGCCGGCACGGGAGAGGCTGCGGGCGAGAAAGGGGGCCTGGAACGGCGAATCGGCGACGATCAGACAGCGTTGCGCGGAGAGCGCCGGCAACGGCTGGCGGCTCTCGCGCCGGGCCTCCGGCGCCTCCGCCAGCGGCAACACGACCCGGAAGGTCGAGCCGCGTCCCACCCGCGACTCCGCCTCGATCCGCCCGCCCATCCGGGTGACGAGCCGCCGGGTGATGGCGAGACCGAGACCCGTGCCCTCGTGGCTTCGGCTCGCGCTGCCGTCGCCCTGCTCGAACTCCTCGAACAGGACCGGCAGCCGCTCCTCCGGAATGCCCGGGCCGGTATCGGCCACCGCGAGCGTGACCGTGCCGCCGGCCTCGGTGCGGGTGACGCTCAGGCTGACGCCCACGCCGCCGCGCTCGGTGAACTTGATGGCGTTGCCCGCCAGATTGATCAGAATCTGCCGCACCCGGTCGGCGTCGCCCACGAGCGCGGACGGGAAATCCTCGGCGACGTCCAGGGCGATCTCCGTGCCCTTGTCCTGCGCCCGCGGCGCCAGCAACTCCACCACGCCCTCGGCGAGCGCCGCCAGATCGAAGGGCTCGGTCGCCAGATCGAGCCGCCCGGCCTCGATCCGCGAGAAATCCAGGACGCCGTCGATCAGGCCGAGCAGCGCCTGACCGCTGGTGCGGACCGCCTCGACGTAGGTGCGCTGCTCCGGGTTGAGATCGGTGCCGAGGACGAGATCGGCCATCCCCAGGATGCCGTTGAGCGGCGTGCGCATCTCGTGGCTGACCGTGGCCAGGAAGCGGGATTTCGCCACGCTGGCCGACTCGGCCCGCTCCAGCGCCGCGTCGCGGCTGCGGATCGCCTCGACCCGGGCCGTCACGTTGCGGCCGGCCCGCAGCCAGTGCATCGCGTCGCCGTGCGCCACCGGCATCTCCACGAAGGCGAACCAGCGCACGCGGCCGTCCACCGAGCGGACCTGCGCCTCCATCCGGCGCACCCCATCCTCGCCCACCTCCACGGCGTTGCGGTCGAGGATCTCGAGATCGATCTGCGTGCCGAGCAGCTCGATCGGTTCGCGCCCGAGCAGGCGGGCGAATTCGTCGTTGGCGTAGGTGATGCGTCCGCGGGCGTCACGCTGGACGATGATCTCGGTGGTGGCGGCCACGAGGGCCCGGTAACGGTCCTCGCTCTCGCTGATCCGCCAGATGCGATCCTGCAGCCGCTCGGCCTCGGCCTCGTCGGAGGCCTGATCCTGCGCACGCCGTCGGCCGAGCGCCAGGATCGCCGCGACCAGGAGCGCCAGGACCAGCGCGATGTCCTCGATCATGCCTGCCTCCCCGGCGGGAGGCCGGTCCGGGGCAGGATCGCAGGCGAAGCTGAAGGCGGCGTTGGGAAAGGCGCTTAACCTTCGGTTGCGAAGCTCGCCGAGTCGCGACGGTTCGCGGGGACTGCACGAAACGGCGCCGCCGCATGATCCGAACGGCGGCTCACGAGTTGCCTGCCAGGACGAAGGTCCGGACGGAGATGGCCCATGCCCGGTGAGCACTATGACGTCATCATTGTCGGATCCGGCCCCGGCGGCGGCACGATGGCGTGGCGCCTCGCGCAGACCGGCAAGCGCATCCTGCTCATCGAGCGCGGCGACTACCTGCTGCGCGAGCCGCGGAACTGGGACAGCCAGGCGGTGATCGTCGACGGCTTCTACCAGGCCAAGGAGACTTGGTACTCCTCGGACGGCAAAAGCTTCCAACCGGGCCTCCACTATTTCGTTGGCGGGAATTCCAAGTTCTACGGCTCGATCCTCTTCCGCCTCCGCGAGAAGGATTTCTCCGAGATCCGCCATCAGGACGGCGTCGCGCCGGCCTGGCCCGTGGGCTACGACGAGTTCGAGCCGTACTATCAGGCCGCCGAGGAGCTGTTCCACGTCCACGGTCTGCGCGGCGAGGATCCGACCGAGCCCTGGTCGCGGAAGCCGTACGCCCATCCGCCGGTGACGCACGAACCGCGGATCCAGGAGCTGTTCGACAACCTGAAGCGGGCCGGCCATCACCCGTTCCACCTGCCGGTGGGCGTCCGGCTCGTGGAGAAGGACGGGCGCGCCGTCCCCACCTCGCCCTGCATCAAGTGCGAGTCCTTCGACGGCTTCCCCTGCCCCACCAACGGCAAGTCCGACGCCCAGACCATGGTCGTCGACCCCGCCCTGCGGGACTGTCCGAACCTGACGCTGCTGACGCGCACCTACATCGAGCGTCTGATGACGGATGCGTTGGGCCGCACCGTCACGGGCGTCGCGGGCAAGCGGGACGGGGCGCCGTTCGAGGCCTCGGCCGACCTCGTGGTGGTGGCCTGCGGGGCGCTCTCCTCGGCGCTGCTTCTGCTCCGCTCGGCAAACGCGCAGCACCCGAACGGCCTCGCCAACGGGTCGGATCAGGTCGGGCGCAACTACATGCGCCACAACAACTCCACGGTGCTGGCGATCTCGAAGGTGCCGAACCCGACCCGGTTCCAGAAGACCCTCGGGCTCAACGACTTCTACTTCGGCGATCCCGACCGGAAGGACGACTGGGACTTCCCGCTCGGACACATCCAGATGGTCGGTAAATCGGACGGGGTACAGATCCACGGCGAGGGCCTGCCGGGCTTCCTGCAATGGTTTCCCGACAAGCCGTTCGACTGGATCGCCAAGCACTCGGTCGATTTCTGGCTGACCTCCGAGGACGTGCCGCTGGCGCAGAACCGGATCTTCTACAAGGGCGGGAAGGTCCATCTCGATCTCACCGAGACGAACGTCGAGGCGCACAAGCGGCTGCGGCACAAGCTGCGCGACATCTGCAGCTTCACCGACATCCACCCGCACCTGTTCGACCGCTCGCTCTATCTCGGCAAGAACGTCCCCATCGGCGGGACGGCCCATCAGGCGGGAACACTCCGGTTCGGCGACGATCCGGCCAACTCGGTCCTCGACCGGGACTGCAAGACCCACCAACTCGACAACCTCTACGTGACCGACGCCAGCTTCTTCCCGTCGATCGGCGCGGTGAACCCGACGCTTACGATCATCGCCAACGCGCTGCGGGTCGCCGATCATCTCGTGAAGCGGATGGGAGCCCGAGACGAGATCCCGCCGCCGCGGCTGTTCGACCACACCGAGCCCCACGAGCCTCTGCCGGCTTGAGGCCTGTCGCGCCTGGCGTGCGAGAACGATGGTTTCGGACCCTCCGGCAGTCCCATCCATCCCCTCATCCTGAGGTGCGGCGAAGCCGCCTCGAAGGCGTACTCCAGACGTCGCGGATTCCTGGAGGGCTCCTTCGAGGCCTCAGCTGCGCCCCGGCGCCTCAGGATGAGGGCAACGGGCGGGATGATCACGCTCTCCGCCCGCACGCGCCATCGTCCCCACCCGCCTTTCGGCGCCGGGGGCATGGCCCAAGAAGCAACACGCGGGACGCGGGACGCCGCGGGAACCCAGGTGTCGGCCGTGTACGCGCGGGATCCGATCCCCGCGGCGCCCGCGGCAGCGGCCGGGCATCGCCCCCGATCGCGGCCGTCTTTCTCGTCGCGGTGTCTTGCCGACGTCCCGGTCCTGCGCCTCGCTGCCGGCGGTCTCGGTCGAGGTGCACGCACCTCCGGAACCCGCCCTTCAGCGCCGTGGCCTTCCAGCCGTCCCCCGCCTCGTAGTGGGCGGGTCCGCAGGGAGCTTCGGGCAGGCCCAGAGGCGGGTCGGCGCGGGGGCATTTCCTCACCCCGCCGGGCCAAGGGCCGCCCGGTCTCACGCCCGCCTCCGAGACACGCCCCGTGCCGGTCCGCCGCCCGGGGCGATGGCGGCTGAGAGCCACCGACGCGGGCACCGCCCCGCCCGCGGACCCGCCCGGTCAGCCACCGGACAAGCCCCAGAACGGACGCCACAGGATCGCTCCCGAAGCGCCGCGGGCAGGTGCGGTCAGGAAGCACAAAATAGGAACATTGTCAAGGTTCGTGCCGTCGGGAGCCCCGGTCGACGCGTGCTCAACCGTCATCGCGCGCGCAGCGAAGCGACCCAGCGCAGCGCGACGTCGGCCGGCGTGGCGCCGCTGGCTTGCTCCGCTGCGCCCGCAAGGACGACGGTGCCGAGCATATCAGCCGTAGCCCTTGGCACATCGGCCGAGCCTGCCGTCGTTCCGGGGCGCCGCAGGCGAGCCCGGACCGGAAGGGGCACGCCGGAGGCGGGCAACCCAGAGCCGCGACGGTGCACGCTCTGCGGCTCCGGTGGTTCTGGATCCCGGGCTCCGCTGCGCGGCCCCGGGATGACGGGTTGAAGCGGTCACGGCGCTGCACCGCAGGCGGAAAAAATCTCATCCGATCGTGTAGGTCGAGGGAGGAGGACGGCCGGGTCTGCTATGCCGGCCGTCCGAGCCCTCGCCGATCGCGCTGCCCGTGGCCATTGACCATATCGATCTCAGCCGGATCGACCTGAACCTGCTGGTCGCCCTCGACGCCCTGCTCGACGAGCGCAGCGTCACCCGCGCGGCCGCCCGGATCGGGATCGGCCAGTCGGCGATGAGTTCGAGCCTCGCCCGCCTGCGACGCCTGTTCGACGACGAGCTTCTCACCCGGGCGCCGGACGGGATGCGGCCGACGCCCCGGGCCCTCGCCATCGCCGAGCCCCTGCGCGCCACCCTGCGGCAGGTCCAGGCGCTGGTGCACCGGGAGGAGAGCTTCGATCCGGCCACTGTGGAGCGCTCCTTCACGGTGAGCCTGCCCGACAGCGTCGAGGTTCTGCTCGGTCCGCGGCTGATCGCGCAGCTCCGGCGGGAGGCGCCGGGGATCCGGCTGCTGCTGCGCTCCGTCGACCGGTCGCGGATCCTGGACGAGCTCGATGCCGACCGGGTCGACCTCGCCATCGGCCTGTTTTCCGAGGGACAGCTCCATCACAAGCAGCGGCTCCTCTACCGGGACAGCTATGTGGTGCTCTTCAACGCCGCCCTGATCGGCGTCGAGCCGCCGATCGGCCTGGAGGATTATCTGCGGTTCCCCCACGTTTTGACATCCCTGCGCGAGACCGCCCACGGGGTGGTCGACGACGCGCTGGCCCTCATCGGGCGGGCGCGTACCCTGGCGGTGACGACGCCGCGCTTCCTCGTCGTCCCGTTCCTCGTCCGGGCCGCGCCGGTGATTGCCACCATGCATGCCCGTCTGGCCACGTCCTTCGCGAGCGCCCTGGCCCTGAGCGTCAGTCCGGTGCCGGTGAAGCTCGACGACGTGGCGGTCTCGATGCTGTGGCACGCCTCCTACGACCGCGACCCGGCGCACCGCTGGCTGCGGGACCTTCTCGTCCGGCTGGCCCACGAGCCGCCGCCCCCCGGCATCATCTGAGGCCGAGACTCACAGGCAAGGATCCTCCGCGGCCTCCAGGCGGCCGCTCGCGATGGCGGCGCGAAACAGGGCGAAATCCGCCGCGTTCCGCTCGGCATAGGCGGCCGCCCAGTCGGCGATGGCGGCCGAGAGGTCGTGGTGCTTGCCGCTGCCGCAATAGCCGGCGATCGCCGCCGCATCGCCCGTTCGTGCATGGGCGCGGGCGAGCAGGGCCCCGTAGGCGTACGCGAAGGTCAGGAGCGAGGCGCCCGCCATCCGGGCCAGGGGGATCGCGCCCTTCAGGTTCTTCATCTGCCGCACGTAGTACGGCCGGCCCGCGATGCTGGTCCAGCCGAGCAGCGGATCGCCCACCGCCTGGAGCAGCCGCTGGCCGTAGATCACGCGCTCGCCCTCATGGCCGGCGAAGGGGGCGGGCACGCCCGGCAGGTAGGGCGCGTGTGCCGGGCGGACCGCCTCCTTGACCTGGAGGAAGAGCGCGTCCGCGTCGGAGTTGCCGAACAGCAGGGCGAGATAGGCCCGGGTCCCGACGCTGCCGATCCCGACGACCCGGTGGGCCACGTCGACCACGTGGTAGCGGTCGAGCATGAAGCGCCGCTCCCGCGGCAGGGTCTCGGCGTAGCGCTCCAGGCCGGTGACGACGCCCTCGCGGGTGGCGTCGTCCACCGGGGTCAGGATCGGCGGATCGGCCTGCAGGCGCCAGCTGCCGTCGGTGCGCCGCTCGGCCACCTGCCCGAGCAGGCTGCGGTTGTTGCGCCGCCGGGCCTTGTCCACGGCCCGCCGCACCACGGCCCGGGCCTCCGTATCCATCCGAAGGCCGGCGATGTGCGGCGCGTCGGCCCGGGTGGTCTGGTACCAGACGTCGAGGGAGCCCTGCGGCGCGAGCCGCCGCATCGTGTGCTGGTAGCCGGCGACCGTCTCCATGACGGCATCGCGGCGCGCCCGCACCGGCGCGCCCGCATCCGCGGTGGCGACCGCGAGGCCGGCGGCGAGGCGCTTCAGGTCCCATTCCCAAGGGCCGATCGTCACCTCGTCGAAATCGTTGAGGTCGAGGACGATGTCGCGCTGGGGCGTGCCGAACAGGCCGAAATTGTCGATGTGGGCGTCGCCGTTCATCACCACGTCGATGCCGCTGCGCGGCCCGCGCGACAGGTCCCAGGCCATGACGTGCGCGGCCCCGCGCAGGAACGCGAAGGGCGAACTCGCCATCCGGGCGACCCGGAGCGGGATCAGGCGCGCCTGCCGGCCCTCATGCGCCGCCTTGATCAGGGCGACCGGGTCGGGGCGGTCCGGGTCGTCCGCGAGGCCGGCCTGGGCCGCGTGGGGTACGGCGGCGCGCAGCCGCTTGCCGGCCTGCCGGCGCTTGTCCCAGGCCTCGACGCCGACGCGCAGGTCGATGCGCGGGAATTCGGCGATCGGTGCGAGCACCGAGTCGGCCGCGGCCGCGCGCGCATCCCCGTCGTCCGCAGCCGTCGTGTCGCTTCCGAGGCGGTCCATCGCTATCCAATCCGTGAACGCCGGACAGCCGCGACCGGGCGGGCCTCGTCCCGGAGCGGGGACGGACTTCGACACGGTAGCATCCGCCCGGCTCTGTGACTGCCCGGCCCGTCACGGCCCTTGACCCTTCTACGGGCGAGCCCTCTAACGAACCGAATATTCGGGGGGCGTTCCTTCGTCCGGGCCGTTCCGTTCAAGGTTCCGCGAGGTGCGGAGCATGGACAGGCCGGGCAGCGCGGGCGCGCCGCAGCATCAGCGAGACTTCGCATGCCCAAGGGTTCAGATCTCCTCGTCGCAGCTTTGGAAAACGAAGGCGTCGACCGCATCTTCGGCATCCCGGGCGAGGAGAACCTCGACGTCGTCGAATCGCTGCGCCATTCCAAGATCGAGCTGGTCCTCACCCGCCACGAGCAGGCGGCGAGCTTCATGGCCGCCACCCACGGCCGCCTCACCGGCCGGCCGGGCGTCTGCCTCTCGACGCTGGGGCCGGGCGCCCTGAACTTCTCCACCGGCGCCGCCTACGCGCATCTCGGCGCCATGCCGATGATCATCATCACCGGCCAGAAGGGCATCCTGTCCTCGCGCCAGGCCAAGTTCCAGATCGTCGATGTGATCAGCTCCATGAAGCCGATCACCAAGATGGCCCGGCAGATCGTCTCCGCCTCCTCAATCCCCACCATCGTGCGCGACGCCTTCCGGGTCGCCACCGAGGAGCGGCCGGGCCCGGTGTTGCTGGAGCTGCCCGAGGACATCGCCTCCGAGGAGGCCGAGGCCGACCTCGTGCCCTCGCACCCGATCGACATCCCGGTCGCCCACCCGACCGCCATCGCGCGCGCCGCCGACATGATCCTGAAGGCCAAGCGCCCGCTGATCATGCTGGGCGCCGCCGCGAGCCGCCCGCGCGCCACCGGCGAGCTCGGCGGTTTCGTCCAGCGGACCCAGATCCCGTTCTTCACCACCCAGATGGGCAAGGGCAC
The sequence above is drawn from the Methylobacterium mesophilicum SR1.6/6 genome and encodes:
- a CDS encoding M23 family metallopeptidase — its product is MKRERLKIGDVAAVSTVHGVQAPLDHLGAGTAQIDRRAVNLRWLCASTLTGLTGAGLIAAALHVSLQGDVSFAAMPEKATVVARPQPSESGANLARKGDRLVRNLMIASAKQSFRAPVTVRLGDREIIKAKAFVRLSTPLSMTTGVYAAEPPRFDPMKFISDEPLERALEANDTPSAEVTVVKRDLADTTVDASAPALSDDDVTAQVEEERRIAAEAGRRAAIPIAPQILLSRTLQQGGAGDGDGSVAKEANPFKSIEVLVVPENVTKVAKTELKPNEAPLVEERDLALKRGETLESTLKATGLAGEDAIRGIVAALGGKTRTTALNEGQPMRVQIAPGPKPGDPRQVTRVVLYGEAGIEGIAALNDRGAFVSVAPPAEETPSPKPQPQAEAGEDEDEDSGSGPRLYQSLYETAARHDLPRATVEDIVRVFSYDLDFQRRISSGDGVDVFYTYDDEASADRPDLLYAALTLGGETRKVYRFQSPDDGTIDYLDEQGRSLKKFLLRKPIADGIMRSGFGYRRHPVLGYAKLHTGVDWSNPIGTPIMAAGNGVVIRAEMTSGYGNRVELQHVNGYVTTYNHMSRFGRGIREGVKVRQGQIVGYVGSTGLSTGAHLHYEVIINGHFVDPMKIRVPRGRELDGRLLAEFKRQREQIDATMQKSKSATALAQRDAAVR
- the gluQRS gene encoding tRNA glutamyl-Q(34) synthetase GluQRS, producing the protein MNPGPPVLRFAPSPNGRLHLGHAYSALLNADLARRMGGVCRLRIEDIDPQRSKPAFVDGIIADLSWLGLTYPEPVRHQSCHMAAYRIALDSLIDRGLAYPCFCSRGDIRAQVDSTGTTRCDPDGIPLYPGICRALDAAAVAGRIARGDPHTWRLDMGSALRSICTPLGYSAFDEAGERRVAADPARWGDAVIARRDVPTSYHLAVVHDDAVEGITHVVRGSDLEAATDLHVLLQALLDLPVPLYRHHPLLRDAAGAKLAKSRGSATLADLRQAGSTPQAIRARLGFG
- a CDS encoding ATP-binding protein: MIEDIALVLALLVAAILALGRRRAQDQASDEAEAERLQDRIWRISESEDRYRALVAATTEIIVQRDARGRITYANDEFARLLGREPIELLGTQIDLEILDRNAVEVGEDGVRRMEAQVRSVDGRVRWFAFVEMPVAHGDAMHWLRAGRNVTARVEAIRSRDAALERAESASVAKSRFLATVSHEMRTPLNGILGMADLVLGTDLNPEQRTYVEAVRTSGQALLGLIDGVLDFSRIEAGRLDLATEPFDLAALAEGVVELLAPRAQDKGTEIALDVAEDFPSALVGDADRVRQILINLAGNAIKFTERGGVGVSLSVTRTEAGGTVTLAVADTGPGIPEERLPVLFEEFEQGDGSASRSHEGTGLGLAITRRLVTRMGGRIEAESRVGRGSTFRVVLPLAEAPEARRESRQPLPALSAQRCLIVADSPFQAPFLARSLSRAGAATVIVDTLESGLDALSGASFDVVLADRALGDAAVRQIADAARACGVRTSLVLLSPFDRRGFGSPGAAGFDGYLIKPVRPRSLFERVLAPAVAPENAAAAPETPSRTGAGMRVLLAEDNPINALLATRALERLGATVVHAVDGVEALERLEADGPFDLALIDVRMPRLDGHETARRIRAAEAAGTGRLRLVALTANAGREDEIAAREAGFDGFLAKPLNLKLLPSLLERRSARAA
- a CDS encoding GMC oxidoreductase, which translates into the protein MPGEHYDVIIVGSGPGGGTMAWRLAQTGKRILLIERGDYLLREPRNWDSQAVIVDGFYQAKETWYSSDGKSFQPGLHYFVGGNSKFYGSILFRLREKDFSEIRHQDGVAPAWPVGYDEFEPYYQAAEELFHVHGLRGEDPTEPWSRKPYAHPPVTHEPRIQELFDNLKRAGHHPFHLPVGVRLVEKDGRAVPTSPCIKCESFDGFPCPTNGKSDAQTMVVDPALRDCPNLTLLTRTYIERLMTDALGRTVTGVAGKRDGAPFEASADLVVVACGALSSALLLLRSANAQHPNGLANGSDQVGRNYMRHNNSTVLAISKVPNPTRFQKTLGLNDFYFGDPDRKDDWDFPLGHIQMVGKSDGVQIHGEGLPGFLQWFPDKPFDWIAKHSVDFWLTSEDVPLAQNRIFYKGGKVHLDLTETNVEAHKRLRHKLRDICSFTDIHPHLFDRSLYLGKNVPIGGTAHQAGTLRFGDDPANSVLDRDCKTHQLDNLYVTDASFFPSIGAVNPTLTIIANALRVADHLVKRMGARDEIPPPRLFDHTEPHEPLPA
- a CDS encoding LysR family transcriptional regulator, which encodes MAIDHIDLSRIDLNLLVALDALLDERSVTRAAARIGIGQSAMSSSLARLRRLFDDELLTRAPDGMRPTPRALAIAEPLRATLRQVQALVHREESFDPATVERSFTVSLPDSVEVLLGPRLIAQLRREAPGIRLLLRSVDRSRILDELDADRVDLAIGLFSEGQLHHKQRLLYRDSYVVLFNAALIGVEPPIGLEDYLRFPHVLTSLRETAHGVVDDALALIGRARTLAVTTPRFLVVPFLVRAAPVIATMHARLATSFASALALSVSPVPVKLDDVAVSMLWHASYDRDPAHRWLRDLLVRLAHEPPPPGII
- a CDS encoding DUF2252 domain-containing protein, producing MDRLGSDTTAADDGDARAAAADSVLAPIAEFPRIDLRVGVEAWDKRRQAGKRLRAAVPHAAQAGLADDPDRPDPVALIKAAHEGRQARLIPLRVARMASSPFAFLRGAAHVMAWDLSRGPRSGIDVVMNGDAHIDNFGLFGTPQRDIVLDLNDFDEVTIGPWEWDLKRLAAGLAVATADAGAPVRARRDAVMETVAGYQHTMRRLAPQGSLDVWYQTTRADAPHIAGLRMDTEARAVVRRAVDKARRRNNRSLLGQVAERRTDGSWRLQADPPILTPVDDATREGVVTGLERYAETLPRERRFMLDRYHVVDVAHRVVGIGSVGTRAYLALLFGNSDADALFLQVKEAVRPAHAPYLPGVPAPFAGHEGERVIYGQRLLQAVGDPLLGWTSIAGRPYYVRQMKNLKGAIPLARMAGASLLTFAYAYGALLARAHARTGDAAAIAGYCGSGKHHDLSAAIADWAAAYAERNAADFALFRAAIASGRLEAAEDPCL